Proteins from a single region of Candidatus Binatia bacterium:
- a CDS encoding DUF2277 domain-containing protein, which translates to MCRNIKILHNFAPPATDDEIRASALQFVRKVSGFAHPSKSNEAAFERAVQRVTEATQELLALLVTHAPPRDREIEAAKARERGRLRFEKEVISG; encoded by the coding sequence ATGTGTCGCAACATCAAGATTCTGCACAACTTCGCGCCGCCCGCGACGGACGATGAGATCCGCGCATCTGCGCTGCAGTTCGTGCGTAAGGTCAGCGGATTCGCGCATCCCTCAAAGTCCAACGAGGCCGCGTTCGAACGCGCGGTGCAGCGCGTCACGGAGGCCACGCAGGAGCTGCTCGCGTTGCTTGTTACACACGCTCCGCCGCGCGATCGAGAGATCGAGGCCGCCAAGGCTCGCGAGCGCGGCCGGTTGCGATTCGAAAAGGAGGTAATCTCAGGATGA
- the tauD gene encoding taurine dioxygenase has product MSRATLAVEPLTPAIGAVARGVDLSGALSDGDVEGISRALDDRLLLFFEDQTLTPVAQRDFAARFGPLYIHPFYPGSDDAPEVMILAHDATRRASSDRWHNDVTYLATPPKVAVLYAEEIPAVGGDTLWANMYAAYDALSEPLKHLVSDLRAVHSFAKNFTPERFRALGMEDRREQMYAEHPPVSHPVARTNPATGRRALFVNQDFTSHIEGVSPRESDALLRFLFDHMAQPEFQVRWRWRAGTVAIWDNRWTQHCALADYFPASRRVRRATVLGERPV; this is encoded by the coding sequence ATGAGCCGAGCGACGCTTGCGGTCGAGCCGCTGACGCCGGCGATCGGCGCGGTCGCTCGGGGCGTCGACCTGAGCGGCGCGCTCTCCGACGGCGACGTCGAGGGAATCTCACGCGCGCTCGACGACCGGCTCTTGCTCTTCTTCGAAGACCAAACGCTGACGCCGGTCGCGCAGCGCGACTTCGCGGCACGGTTCGGCCCGCTGTATATTCACCCGTTCTATCCGGGAAGCGACGACGCTCCCGAGGTGATGATCCTCGCGCACGACGCCACGCGTCGCGCCAGCAGCGACCGCTGGCACAACGACGTCACCTACCTCGCGACGCCCCCGAAGGTGGCGGTCCTGTACGCCGAGGAGATCCCCGCGGTCGGCGGAGACACTCTGTGGGCGAACATGTACGCCGCCTACGACGCGCTCTCCGAGCCGCTGAAGCACCTCGTCTCCGATTTACGCGCCGTCCACTCGTTCGCGAAGAACTTCACGCCGGAGCGCTTTCGGGCACTCGGGATGGAGGACCGGCGCGAGCAAATGTACGCCGAGCATCCTCCGGTGTCGCACCCGGTCGCTCGCACGAACCCCGCGACCGGGCGTCGAGCGCTTTTCGTCAACCAAGACTTCACGTCGCACATCGAAGGCGTCTCCCCGCGCGAGAGCGACGCGCTCCTGCGTTTCCTCTTCGACCACATGGCGCAGCCGGAGTTTCAAGTCCGCTGGCGTTGGCGAGCCGGCACCGTGGCGATCTGGGATAACCGATGGACGCAACACTGCGCGCTGGCCGACTACTTTCCCGCCAGCCGGCGCGTCCGGCGCGCGACGGTCCTCGGCGAACGCCCGGTCTGA
- a CDS encoding MerR family transcriptional regulator, translating to MKIGQVAVEAGVPASAIRFYESAGVLPRPARRNGVREYGPEVVEQLRVLRFFRSAGVSTQAIAVMFAGASPVTKARNRHEIVLKRMAELDEVITEARRMRRRLTKLLACDCRGDTKRCVIFKEKRPDWSRRRVC from the coding sequence ATGAAAATTGGTCAGGTAGCCGTCGAGGCGGGCGTGCCGGCCTCGGCGATCCGATTTTATGAGTCGGCCGGCGTCCTGCCGCGCCCGGCGCGCAGGAACGGGGTTCGCGAATACGGTCCCGAGGTCGTCGAGCAGCTTCGAGTGCTGCGCTTCTTTCGATCGGCCGGCGTCTCCACCCAGGCGATCGCGGTCATGTTCGCGGGCGCTTCACCTGTCACGAAGGCGCGAAATCGTCACGAGATCGTGCTCAAGCGAATGGCGGAGCTCGACGAGGTGATCACGGAGGCGCGCAGGATGAGGCGCCGCCTGACGAAGCTCCTGGCATGCGACTGCCGGGGAGACACGAAGCGCTGCGTCATCTTTAAAGAGAAGCGTCCCGACTGGAGCAGGCGGCGCGTATGCTGA
- a CDS encoding AAA family ATPase, which translates to MIVRPVLCRPFIGRRQELAYLRERRLEAGKSHGGLVLVAGDAGVGKSRLIAEFCKSLAYSRWKIGSGACLEFASRPYGPILEALSQVNRAKLELGAASTQREQFEAIAERFASIASRNALILVVEDLHWADAATLEFLAYLGARLNRMRILAIASMRADELHSDHPATSATAKIARNARAGVIELGPLRGSELRQFIDEALSGIALPDGVRRAIAKAGDGNPFYTEELLKSAVEESSPTSKARIQPSLPRTVHATLLERMRPLDDAERRVVTQAAVIGRTFGLDLLGATLGCDDALLLRALRRARNLQLVEEIQPNVFRFRHGLTREAIYREFLSAELPPLHRAIALALENTPESRRSLEALAYHWWAANDPVKAAHYNRLAGDEAAAIYAHEDAIAFYERALEVEADACSRATILHKIADRRLALGSTSEAQAAYSAAADVFRAAREYDREAGCRVTAAITAYGIGLPNPTRPLEEMLDRLADTEHVARSRVHLGLAWLAATFGFPTRALEHLDRVDQRAVADAEGIALRFHNVAAFVAMTVGDVETFRREHTAWVTAAEATGSLTTLAGAYTNGAMCRSFFGLHEEAQADIDRALELARAARSRHSEESVHAFAAMCYLLRGDLEPARSELAEVSAASENRVNITFATAWGSIIGATVDDQTLIDRWFDGFESTIGAAPEPECGAGFAEIMVRRGRHQDAAALLHRALPDCELLRGNVLTLLAVARYGAPADRVRARRYLERAAATNADLPEHAALQLFDAIACARSGQTREAAALARRAAEGFRRLRYPLLEAQALELAGDAAGALELYRRCGALHDVRRLSSASEIEGLLSARELEVATLAAGGRSNMEIARELSITHKTVEKHLGSAYQKLNISSRTQLDAYLTPHRD; encoded by the coding sequence GTGATCGTCCGACCGGTACTATGCCGGCCGTTCATAGGCCGGCGTCAGGAGCTCGCCTATCTGCGCGAGCGCCGGCTCGAGGCGGGGAAGTCGCACGGCGGCCTCGTGCTGGTCGCGGGCGACGCGGGGGTCGGAAAGTCGCGCTTGATCGCCGAGTTCTGCAAGTCGCTCGCGTATTCGCGCTGGAAAATCGGCTCCGGTGCGTGCCTCGAATTCGCGAGCCGGCCGTATGGCCCGATCCTCGAGGCACTGTCGCAGGTGAATCGCGCGAAACTCGAGCTCGGAGCCGCCTCGACGCAGCGCGAACAGTTCGAGGCGATCGCCGAGCGCTTTGCGAGCATCGCCTCACGTAACGCGCTCATCCTGGTGGTCGAAGACTTGCATTGGGCGGACGCGGCGACGCTCGAGTTCCTCGCGTACCTGGGAGCGCGGCTGAATCGCATGCGCATCTTGGCCATCGCTTCCATGCGGGCCGACGAGCTCCACTCAGATCATCCCGCGACGAGCGCGACTGCGAAGATCGCGCGGAACGCCCGTGCTGGCGTTATCGAGCTCGGGCCGCTTCGCGGCTCGGAGCTGCGGCAGTTTATCGACGAGGCGCTCAGCGGCATCGCGCTGCCGGACGGGGTGCGCCGCGCAATCGCTAAGGCGGGCGACGGAAACCCGTTCTACACCGAGGAGCTTCTCAAGAGCGCGGTAGAGGAAAGCTCGCCGACTTCGAAAGCGCGCATCCAGCCGTCACTTCCGCGGACCGTCCACGCGACGCTGCTGGAACGAATGCGGCCGCTCGATGATGCCGAACGTCGCGTCGTCACCCAGGCGGCCGTCATCGGAAGAACGTTCGGCTTGGATTTACTTGGCGCGACGCTGGGCTGCGACGATGCACTTCTGCTGCGCGCGCTCCGCCGCGCTCGCAACCTTCAGCTCGTTGAAGAGATCCAACCGAACGTCTTTCGCTTCCGCCACGGATTGACGCGTGAAGCGATTTATCGCGAGTTCCTGAGTGCCGAGCTCCCACCTTTGCATCGGGCCATCGCACTCGCTCTCGAGAACACGCCCGAGAGCCGGCGCTCGCTCGAGGCCCTGGCGTATCATTGGTGGGCTGCGAACGATCCGGTAAAGGCCGCCCACTATAACCGGCTCGCGGGCGACGAAGCCGCGGCGATCTACGCGCACGAAGACGCGATCGCGTTTTACGAACGAGCGCTCGAGGTCGAAGCGGACGCGTGCTCGCGCGCGACGATCCTGCACAAGATCGCCGATCGTCGCCTGGCGCTGGGCTCGACGTCCGAGGCGCAGGCGGCATACTCGGCGGCGGCCGACGTCTTTCGCGCGGCGAGAGAGTACGACCGCGAAGCCGGCTGCCGCGTAACAGCCGCCATCACAGCGTACGGGATCGGCCTGCCCAATCCGACGCGGCCGCTCGAGGAGATGCTGGATCGGCTCGCCGACACCGAGCACGTCGCACGGAGCCGAGTTCACCTGGGCTTGGCGTGGCTCGCAGCGACGTTCGGGTTTCCCACGCGCGCGCTAGAGCATCTGGATCGCGTCGACCAGCGCGCCGTCGCCGACGCCGAGGGAATCGCACTGCGATTCCACAACGTCGCGGCGTTCGTGGCGATGACTGTAGGCGACGTCGAGACGTTCCGCCGCGAGCACACGGCCTGGGTAACGGCCGCGGAAGCAACCGGTTCGCTCACGACGCTGGCGGGCGCGTACACGAACGGCGCCATGTGTCGCTCCTTCTTCGGGCTGCACGAAGAGGCTCAGGCCGACATCGATCGGGCGCTCGAGCTCGCGCGTGCGGCGCGCAGCCGCCATTCCGAAGAGAGCGTACACGCGTTCGCGGCCATGTGTTATCTGCTGCGCGGCGATCTCGAGCCGGCTCGCTCGGAGCTTGCCGAAGTCTCAGCCGCGAGCGAGAACCGCGTCAACATCACGTTCGCGACGGCGTGGGGCTCGATCATCGGCGCGACGGTCGACGACCAAACGCTGATCGACCGATGGTTCGACGGGTTTGAGAGCACGATCGGTGCGGCGCCGGAACCCGAGTGCGGCGCCGGTTTTGCCGAAATCATGGTACGCCGCGGCCGCCACCAGGACGCGGCGGCGCTTCTACATCGCGCGCTCCCCGATTGCGAGCTTTTGCGCGGCAACGTCCTCACGCTGCTCGCGGTGGCCCGCTACGGCGCGCCGGCGGACCGGGTGCGCGCGCGCCGCTACCTCGAGCGCGCTGCGGCGACAAACGCCGACCTACCCGAACATGCGGCGCTGCAGCTCTTCGACGCGATCGCCTGCGCGCGCAGCGGTCAAACGCGGGAAGCGGCCGCGCTCGCTCGCCGCGCTGCGGAGGGCTTCCGGCGCCTCCGCTACCCGCTGCTCGAAGCGCAGGCCCTCGAACTCGCGGGCGACGCCGCGGGCGCGCTGGAACTGTATCGACGGTGTGGTGCACTGCACGACGTACGCCGGCTCAGCAGTGCCTCCGAAATCGAGGGACTCTTGTCCGCGCGCGAGCTCGAGGTGGCGACGCTGGCCGCGGGCGGACGCTCAAACATGGAGATCGCGCGCGAACTCTCGATCACCCACAAGACAGTCGAAAAACATCTCGGATCTGCGTACCAGAAGCTCAACATCTCGTCGCGCACGCAGCTCGACGCCTACCTGACGCCGCACCGCGACTAG
- a CDS encoding PASTA domain-containing protein, which produces MRWKVALLSTAWLGLLVLVPALAQVRTAVDLPATGEWVDTGVDVRKGDSLGVTVNARRARARSKPQAMYSPGAGTPGGETLQSAPPQSAPPQSAPPPTPPTLTGKIGEVTFAVSAKCVAPATGRLFLRMASAGVSGSAAGMVRVSISHVPRALPTTSAPVKTVLPNVVGMRFAAAARSLKKFKLVARRRNVSSSRPAGEVLEQSPGPGVDIDAVKGVVLTVSGGTPAETNTAPPQPRTAPPAGIVATPAPPGRGVLLPPRTRTTPTAGYVTPRPRPTATSPGPPASVAQTSAAPVRTPRPIRTSPAPRYSSTAAPVSTAAAASAKPATPQPATPQPASAPPRTAAPPSTTAPASPPATSPPPPPTAAAVTVAVPSVVGLAQENAVSTVARSKLRAVYRGEEPSRFAHGLVTRTDPAAGARLTPGALVGYWLSSGENVSVGAPSNGWIVWLVAAGLLVIGVLVGLAINARLRLARTTTHLLTIRPSLELDGPVSFAGEVPPAGPATHLRASLEDGEASFEEPGVAIERKEQNGGG; this is translated from the coding sequence GTGCGCTGGAAAGTTGCGTTGCTTTCGACGGCATGGCTCGGCCTGCTCGTGCTCGTGCCGGCGTTGGCGCAAGTGCGAACGGCCGTTGATTTGCCGGCGACAGGGGAGTGGGTCGACACCGGCGTTGACGTTCGAAAGGGAGACTCGCTGGGCGTCACGGTCAACGCTCGGCGCGCTCGGGCTCGGTCCAAGCCGCAGGCGATGTACTCGCCGGGAGCCGGAACGCCCGGCGGCGAGACGCTGCAGAGCGCGCCGCCGCAGAGCGCGCCGCCGCAGAGCGCGCCGCCGCCGACGCCGCCGACGCTGACCGGCAAGATCGGTGAAGTCACGTTTGCGGTGAGCGCTAAGTGCGTCGCGCCGGCGACGGGACGTTTGTTCTTGCGAATGGCTTCGGCGGGCGTTTCCGGCAGCGCAGCCGGAATGGTGCGCGTGAGTATCTCTCACGTTCCTCGAGCGCTTCCGACGACGAGCGCCCCGGTGAAGACGGTTCTTCCAAACGTCGTGGGGATGAGGTTCGCAGCAGCCGCGCGTTCCCTGAAAAAATTCAAATTGGTAGCGCGCCGGCGGAACGTTTCGTCGAGTCGCCCGGCGGGTGAGGTGCTGGAACAGTCACCGGGGCCGGGCGTCGATATTGATGCGGTAAAAGGCGTCGTTCTCACCGTCTCCGGCGGCACGCCGGCAGAGACTAATACCGCGCCGCCTCAACCGCGAACGGCGCCGCCGGCCGGAATCGTAGCAACGCCGGCGCCCCCCGGACGCGGAGTGTTGCTGCCGCCGAGAACGCGAACTACGCCGACGGCCGGATACGTGACGCCGCGCCCGAGGCCGACCGCGACTTCCCCGGGCCCCCCGGCATCGGTCGCGCAGACTAGTGCCGCGCCGGTGCGCACGCCGAGGCCGATTCGGACTTCGCCGGCGCCTCGATACTCGTCTACCGCGGCACCAGTGTCGACCGCAGCCGCAGCGTCGGCTAAACCCGCGACGCCTCAGCCCGCGACGCCTCAACCCGCAAGCGCGCCACCGCGCACGGCGGCTCCGCCGAGTACAACAGCGCCGGCGAGTCCGCCCGCGACGTCTCCGCCGCCGCCTCCGACCGCAGCCGCGGTGACGGTCGCCGTTCCGTCCGTCGTCGGCCTTGCGCAAGAGAATGCAGTGTCGACCGTCGCGCGCAGTAAACTGCGCGCCGTTTATCGAGGCGAGGAGCCAAGCCGTTTCGCGCACGGGCTGGTAACGCGCACCGATCCAGCTGCCGGCGCACGTTTAACCCCCGGCGCGCTCGTTGGATATTGGTTGTCGAGCGGCGAGAATGTCAGCGTCGGCGCGCCTTCAAACGGTTGGATCGTGTGGCTCGTTGCTGCCGGATTGTTGGTCATCGGGGTGCTCGTCGGGCTGGCGATAAACGCCAGGCTGCGCCTGGCGAGAACGACGACCCATCTGCTGACGATTCGCCCCTCACTCGAGCTGGATGGACCGGTAAGCTTTGCCGGCGAGGTACCGCCGGCGGGCCCCGCGACGCACCTGCGGGCGAGCCTGGAGGACGGTGAGGCGTCCTTTGAAGAGCCCGGCGTCGCTATCGAACGAAAGGAGCAGAATGGCGGAGGCTAG
- a CDS encoding peptide ABC transporter substrate-binding protein: MGRIRRPFYYCTAAALIALAACTRGAGGAGGPPHVLRIAYDGDPASLVPFVAIDQDIIALDTLFCQTLVGLSAENQDVPILVTRIPSRRNGDISPDGTQITYHLRPDARFADGVPLTSADVAFTYRAIFDPRNRATSVEPYRRVASLRTPDAHTVVMRLRAPWNAAVHVLFAQADFAYGILPQHAFADTKIVGSPWENAPFGTGPFRVKTWLRGDRIVLEPNPYYRPRPKLAQIVLQIVPNLNSNFVALRSGAVDVGTLTAENVAQAQGTPGIHVARIPENATRLLYLQTQASPTRDVRVRRAIAHVLDYRALSAAWRSEFRAATSFLPPPIVRWRSVEIPAYPHDPRLAGRELDSAGWTMRHGARSKAGIPLGGLIGVNSEDPINVRIATLVQAELATIGMQMSIKANPTRIWFSPEGLLRNGKAKIVGESWVGGSDPEQSLNLRCVQAARGGDNHSFYCSKRFEALFDDQARTQSQARRDRDFDAMQVLVHDDVPVIPLYCEDRLIGLRDRVSGYRLNMLWIPVDAESWDVI; this comes from the coding sequence ATGGGCCGCATCCGCCGTCCGTTTTATTATTGTACCGCCGCGGCCCTGATCGCGCTGGCGGCGTGCACGCGCGGCGCCGGCGGGGCCGGTGGACCGCCGCACGTCCTGCGGATCGCGTACGACGGCGATCCCGCATCGCTTGTCCCGTTCGTCGCGATCGACCAGGACATCATCGCGCTCGACACGCTCTTCTGCCAGACGCTCGTCGGCCTCTCGGCCGAGAACCAGGACGTGCCAATCCTCGTGACGCGCATACCGTCGCGACGCAACGGCGACATATCTCCGGACGGCACGCAGATTACGTACCACCTGCGTCCGGACGCGCGTTTCGCGGACGGCGTTCCGCTCACGTCGGCCGACGTCGCGTTTACGTATCGGGCCATCTTCGACCCGCGCAATCGCGCCACGTCGGTCGAGCCGTACCGCCGCGTCGCCTCGTTGCGGACGCCTGACGCGCACACCGTCGTCATGCGCCTGCGCGCGCCCTGGAACGCGGCGGTCCACGTACTCTTCGCGCAGGCCGACTTCGCCTACGGCATCCTGCCGCAGCACGCCTTCGCCGACACCAAGATCGTCGGCTCTCCCTGGGAGAACGCGCCTTTCGGCACCGGGCCGTTTCGCGTCAAGACGTGGCTGCGCGGCGATCGCATCGTTTTGGAGCCGAATCCGTACTATCGGCCACGCCCGAAGCTTGCACAGATAGTGCTGCAGATCGTGCCGAACCTCAATTCGAACTTCGTCGCGCTGCGTTCGGGCGCGGTCGACGTCGGAACCCTGACTGCCGAGAACGTCGCGCAGGCGCAGGGTACGCCGGGAATTCACGTGGCGCGCATTCCCGAAAACGCTACGCGCCTGCTCTATCTCCAAACGCAGGCATCTCCGACCAGAGACGTGCGCGTGCGGCGCGCCATTGCGCACGTTCTCGATTATCGCGCGCTCTCCGCGGCGTGGCGGAGCGAGTTCCGCGCGGCGACGTCGTTCCTTCCGCCGCCCATCGTGCGCTGGAGAAGCGTGGAGATCCCCGCGTATCCGCACGATCCGAGACTAGCGGGGCGCGAGCTCGACTCCGCCGGCTGGACAATGCGGCACGGCGCGCGCTCCAAGGCCGGCATCCCGCTCGGGGGACTCATCGGCGTGAACTCCGAGGATCCGATCAACGTCCGGATCGCGACGCTCGTGCAGGCGGAGCTCGCCACGATCGGAATGCAGATGTCGATCAAAGCCAATCCCACGCGGATCTGGTTCAGCCCCGAAGGCCTGTTGCGCAACGGAAAGGCAAAGATCGTCGGCGAGTCCTGGGTCGGCGGCAGCGATCCCGAACAGTCGCTCAACCTGCGCTGCGTTCAGGCCGCCCGTGGCGGCGACAATCACTCATTCTACTGCTCGAAGCGCTTCGAGGCGCTGTTCGACGATCAGGCGCGAACCCAGAGCCAGGCCCGGCGTGACCGCGACTTCGATGCTATGCAGGTCCTCGTCCACGACGACGTCCCGGTCATCCCGCTCTACTGCGAAGATCGGCTGATCGGCCTTCGGGATCGTGTGTCGGGCTACCGGCTCAACATGTTGTGGATCCCGGTCGACGCCGAGAGCTGGGACGTTATTTGA